One window of the Candidatus Dependentiae bacterium genome contains the following:
- a CDS encoding Na+/H+ antiporter NhaC family protein, translated as MTPTWLSLLPPLIVVITAFITKKLNPSLLLGIISAAIIATDGSLGNSLLLIQKRFSNHLHDLDAIYLYIFLLTIGTLIALLNYTGGAIAFAQSFTAKVKRKKTVESSSILLSYILGIDDYLSILTNGYVMSPVFDHLKLTRLKLAFLIHSMAGAFVILVPISSWVAAITVYLDQSGIGLDQHAQDIKIAADPFFIYLHTLPFIFYSLLLMAAVWLIVQARLSYGPMYKYEHGTYHEPIATRQTTPVLTTPRGTSADLLVPLFTLLACVFIGLPYAGGHYIFGGTRTLIEAFQHNDYTFLVMCISGTIALLVGLTFTLLKSTVHLHELPHIFKNGFNLMRSAILMVILASVLGVLLRADLFTGQYLASLLMNTLSITMLPVTFFLVSLICAIFTGSAWGTFALMLSIAIPMLTSLLQLATPVTPDLMPILFPTIGAIFSGGVCGDHISPISETTVMTASSTGTNPIDHAYTQFPYALPVIIGTIIAFIASGNLIHIPLWMNALISSLVGIIVCFSLLSIFNVYWHTNKKD; from the coding sequence ATGACACCAACCTGGCTTTCTTTATTACCGCCACTTATTGTCGTCATTACAGCTTTTATTACAAAAAAACTAAACCCATCTCTTTTACTCGGTATTATTTCTGCAGCTATTATTGCAACAGATGGGTCATTAGGCAACTCTTTATTATTAATCCAAAAAAGATTTTCTAATCATCTTCATGACCTAGATGCCATATATCTGTACATTTTTTTACTTACTATTGGAACTCTAATTGCATTATTAAACTATACTGGTGGTGCAATTGCATTTGCACAATCATTCACTGCAAAAGTTAAACGTAAAAAAACAGTAGAAAGCTCATCCATATTACTTTCTTACATTCTGGGCATTGATGATTATTTGAGTATTTTAACTAATGGTTATGTTATGAGCCCAGTGTTTGATCATCTGAAATTAACTCGATTAAAACTCGCATTTTTAATTCATTCAATGGCTGGAGCTTTTGTTATTTTGGTACCTATATCTAGCTGGGTTGCCGCTATTACCGTATATTTAGATCAATCAGGAATTGGACTTGACCAGCATGCGCAAGATATAAAAATTGCGGCAGATCCCTTTTTTATTTACTTACATACACTGCCATTCATATTTTACTCACTCTTGCTCATGGCAGCTGTCTGGCTCATTGTTCAAGCCCGTTTGTCATATGGACCAATGTATAAATATGAGCATGGGACATATCATGAACCAATAGCAACACGACAAACGACTCCTGTTTTAACTACTCCACGCGGCACATCTGCTGATTTATTAGTACCATTATTTACATTACTTGCCTGTGTATTTATTGGACTTCCTTATGCTGGTGGACATTATATATTTGGTGGAACACGAACTTTAATAGAAGCATTCCAACATAATGATTATACATTTCTTGTTATGTGCATTTCAGGCACTATTGCTTTGCTGGTGGGACTCACGTTTACATTATTGAAAAGCACCGTACATTTGCACGAATTACCACACATTTTTAAGAATGGTTTTAATTTGATGCGATCAGCGATTCTTATGGTAATTTTAGCTTCAGTACTTGGTGTTTTGCTACGCGCAGATTTATTTACTGGGCAATACCTTGCATCACTTTTGATGAACACACTCTCTATTACCATGCTACCAGTTACATTTTTTCTGGTTTCACTTATTTGCGCAATATTCACCGGATCTGCATGGGGCACCTTTGCACTTATGCTATCCATTGCTATTCCCATGCTTACATCGCTTTTGCAACTAGCTACGCCCGTAACACCAGATCTTATGCCAATTCTATTCCCTACGATTGGAGCTATTTTTTCTGGAGGTGTTTGTGGCGATCATATTTCACCAATATCAGAGACTACTGTGATGACGGCTTCAAGTACCGGAACTAATCCAATTGATCATGCATATACGCAATTCCCTTATGCATTGCCGGTAATAATAGGAACCATTATTGCATTCATTGCATCAGGAAACTTAATACATATACCACTATGGATGAATGCATTAATATCATCTTTAGTAGGTATTATTGTTTGTTTTAGCTTGCTTAGTATTTTCAACGTATATTGGCACACAAATAAAAAAGATTAA
- a CDS encoding aminopeptidase P N-terminal domain-containing protein translates to MFNVSLAHDFSIYALRRKKLIDLVKNTYKNASGAIVLFAGFEGERTSFRQESSFYYFSGIHEPGIVLVLHLSGKVSLYIPNCVENRKKWIFSPIELSQENATKLGVDEVLVLGDACTGYQFYPFFPEQEYTHLIKLFDMLVKNKQTIFTLNPDNPSGYTEQRLILNRIKEFIPDISKVVQDISPLVASMRRSKDMHEIDLLYKAVEITIMAQEAAASAIADGMMECEVQASLEYIMIGSCTKPSFPSIVGSGKNSTILHYTNNNGIMKHGDLVVVDIGAEFGNYAADLTRTYPVSGTFTKRQREIYTIVLETQQYIADLAKPGMWLSNKEQPDQSLNHLAKKFIAQRGYGDYFPHGIGHFLGLDVHDVGDYTIPLQEGDVITIEPGIYIPEEQIGIRIEDDYWIVKNGVVCLSEDLPKSINAIEQMVQQSLEDTMHAEADESDIFDDSNDSGIEH, encoded by the coding sequence ATGTTTAATGTTTCTCTAGCGCATGATTTTTCTATCTATGCTTTGCGTAGAAAAAAACTAATTGATTTAGTAAAAAATACCTATAAAAATGCATCGGGTGCAATTGTTTTATTTGCAGGGTTTGAAGGTGAACGGACGTCATTCAGGCAAGAAAGTTCCTTTTATTATTTTTCAGGTATACATGAACCGGGTATAGTTCTGGTTCTTCATTTAAGTGGTAAAGTTTCTTTATATATACCCAATTGTGTTGAGAATAGAAAAAAATGGATATTTTCGCCCATTGAGCTTTCTCAAGAGAATGCTACAAAGCTTGGTGTGGATGAAGTGTTAGTGTTAGGCGATGCATGTACGGGATATCAATTTTATCCATTCTTTCCTGAGCAGGAATATACTCATTTGATTAAGTTATTTGATATGCTTGTAAAAAATAAACAAACTATTTTTACCCTCAATCCAGATAATCCAAGTGGCTATACTGAGCAGAGGTTAATTTTGAATCGAATCAAAGAATTTATTCCTGATATTTCAAAAGTAGTGCAGGATATTTCTCCACTAGTAGCAAGTATGCGCCGTAGCAAAGATATGCATGAAATTGATCTATTGTATAAAGCAGTTGAGATCACCATTATGGCACAAGAAGCAGCAGCAAGTGCTATTGCAGATGGTATGATGGAATGCGAAGTTCAAGCATCACTTGAGTATATTATGATTGGTTCATGTACAAAACCATCTTTCCCAAGTATTGTGGGTAGTGGAAAAAATAGTACTATTCTTCATTACACAAATAATAATGGCATTATGAAGCATGGTGATTTAGTAGTTGTTGATATTGGTGCAGAATTTGGTAATTATGCAGCAGATTTGACTCGTACATATCCGGTATCAGGTACTTTTACAAAACGACAACGAGAAATTTATACTATTGTTCTTGAAACACAGCAGTATATTGCCGATCTTGCAAAGCCAGGTATGTGGCTTTCAAATAAGGAACAACCTGATCAATCATTAAATCATTTGGCAAAAAAATTTATTGCACAACGAGGCTATGGTGATTACTTTCCGCATGGCATAGGCCATTTTTTGGGACTTGATGTACATGATGTAGGTGATTACACTATTCCGTTGCAAGAAGGTGATGTAATTACTATAGAGCCTGGTATTTATATCCCCGAGGAGCAGATTGGTATACGTATTGAGGATGATTATTGGATTGTTAAAAACGGTGTTGTATGCTTGAGTGAAGATTTACCTAAAAGCATAAATGCAATTGAACAAATGGTACAACAGAGCTTAGAAGATACTATGCATGCAGAGGCTGATGAATCGGATATCTTTGATGATTCAAATGATAGCGGCATTGAGCATTAA
- the rplM gene encoding 50S ribosomal protein L13 — MNKAFFLRKEDRAPQWWVVDAEGVVLGRLATKIANRLRGKDKATHTPHTDGGDYVVVLNADKVKLTGNKLTDKEYERYTGWMGGLKVRTAQEVLQKHPTQLIELAVKGMLPKNKLSRQIIKKLKVYTGTDHPHVAQNPQKFD, encoded by the coding sequence ATGAATAAAGCATTTTTTCTACGCAAGGAAGATAGAGCTCCACAATGGTGGGTGGTCGATGCTGAAGGTGTAGTGCTCGGTCGTTTGGCAACCAAGATTGCAAATAGATTGCGCGGTAAAGATAAAGCAACCCATACCCCACACACTGATGGTGGTGATTATGTGGTAGTACTCAATGCAGATAAGGTTAAATTAACTGGTAATAAGCTTACCGATAAAGAGTATGAACGCTATACCGGTTGGATGGGTGGGCTTAAGGTTAGAACTGCACAAGAGGTTCTCCAGAAGCATCCAACGCAATTGATTGAATTAGCAGTAAAGGGTATGTTGCCAAAAAACAAGTTAAGCCGCCAAATTATCAAAAAATTAAAGGTTTATACTGGTACAGATCACCCGCACGTAGCACAAAATCCTCAAAAATTTGATTAA
- a CDS encoding M50 family metallopeptidase, with translation MFLVNAILLSWKNLFFILIGLMGIGFLIALHEFGHFLFCKLFKIRTPSFSIGFGPRLFTKKIGGTEFALSAIPLGGYVEIAGAVEVGQGEQKEAYRMDEYSFARKPYWQKFFVMMGGILFNLLFAYLAMILVSMSGLPSSPLAYPQNAQPIISAIAQDSAAEKANLEEGDTITAVNNTPIEGNVGTLTDLLAPHANQMVTLTIERDGKERTVEITLDEKQKLGKTVGALGVGFKFTATPGLPVLEAIKQGIAMTNARLIEIFQVVKQMFSKRDTRNIAGPLMIISLTMQGAAQGVKVLLILLAIISINLAALNLLPLPILDGGQLLFYTIEAIIGKPLPHKIREYIHIATWLMMLALFLYLSAQDLVRITSPYLEKIWALLGY, from the coding sequence ATGTTTCTAGTTAACGCTATTTTATTATCCTGGAAGAATCTTTTTTTTATCCTTATCGGCCTGATGGGTATAGGTTTTCTAATCGCCCTGCATGAATTTGGCCATTTTCTATTTTGTAAGCTATTTAAAATACGCACCCCTTCATTTTCCATTGGGTTTGGGCCACGATTATTTACAAAAAAAATAGGGGGTACTGAATTTGCCTTATCTGCTATTCCTCTAGGTGGCTACGTAGAAATAGCTGGGGCCGTTGAGGTCGGCCAGGGTGAACAAAAAGAAGCATATCGCATGGATGAATATTCATTTGCTCGTAAACCTTACTGGCAGAAATTCTTTGTGATGATGGGAGGTATTTTATTTAACCTGTTATTTGCTTATCTTGCTATGATTCTCGTAAGCATGTCCGGTTTACCATCATCTCCCCTTGCGTACCCTCAAAATGCTCAGCCTATAATCAGTGCTATTGCCCAAGATTCTGCTGCTGAAAAAGCCAATTTAGAGGAGGGGGACACCATTACTGCAGTAAATAATACGCCTATAGAAGGAAATGTAGGCACCCTAACCGACCTGCTTGCTCCTCATGCAAACCAAATGGTCACATTAACAATCGAGCGTGATGGTAAAGAACGTACAGTAGAAATAACTCTTGATGAAAAACAGAAGTTAGGTAAAACCGTTGGAGCTTTAGGAGTTGGCTTCAAATTTACTGCTACGCCTGGACTTCCGGTGTTAGAAGCTATTAAGCAAGGCATAGCTATGACCAATGCACGTCTTATTGAAATATTCCAGGTAGTAAAACAAATGTTTTCAAAGCGAGACACTCGTAATATAGCTGGGCCATTGATGATTATTTCTTTAACCATGCAAGGCGCCGCTCAAGGCGTTAAAGTTCTCTTGATCTTGCTCGCTATAATCAGTATTAACCTAGCAGCATTAAACCTACTCCCATTGCCAATATTAGATGGAGGGCAACTGCTTTTTTACACAATAGAAGCAATAATCGGCAAACCATTACCACATAAAATTCGTGAGTATATTCATATTGCAACCTGGCTTATGATGCTCGCATTGTTCCTGTATTTAAGCGCACAAGACCTTGTACGCATAACGAGTCCATACCTAGAAAAAATCTGGGCTCTCTTAGGATATTGA